One part of the Quercus lobata isolate SW786 chromosome 7, ValleyOak3.0 Primary Assembly, whole genome shotgun sequence genome encodes these proteins:
- the LOC115953340 gene encoding cyclin-dependent protein kinase inhibitor SMR11-like translates to MDSESPPEESKKIVNSVVKSNEVCQMETRDNLTEAPAVLDGTASLGPITPDSDREIGDFSIDSNSNSNREDDPSDDSSPRTPKDGVFDPFAPGPDDKALAPLCNKYPQEPKGIVARRLDFHSSVVAVEAGDCGDGAEPLSDEEMFESVYENLLEAILSKQTEDVASEISNVYLDSDGCRTPPFAPRLTGIADTCPGPPIKPAGQSRNIDLGLCRKLEF, encoded by the coding sequence ATGGATTCAGAATCTCCTCCTGAGGAATCTAAGAAAATCGTAAATTCTGTAGTAAAATCCAATGAGGTTTGTCAGATGGAAACTCGTGACAATCTTACTGAGGCGCCAGCGGTTCTTGATGGTACTGCTTCACTAGGTCCAATCACTCCTGATTCAGATAGAGAGATTGGGGATTTCTCCATTGATTCTAACAGTAACAGCAATAGAGAGGATGACCCGTCTGATGATAGTAGCCCTCGGACGCCAAAGGATGGTGTTTTCGACCCATTTGCCCCGGGTCCTGATGACAAGGCATTGGCTCCTCTATGTAATAAGTACCCCCAGGAGCCTAAGGGCATTGTTGCACGCCGCCTTGATTTTCATTCTTCTGTTGTAGCTGTGGAAGCTGGGGATTGTGGAGATGGTGCTGAACCCCTTTCGGATGAAGAGATGTTCGAATCGGTTTATGAGAATCTCTTGGAAGCTATACTCTCAAAGCAGACCGAGGATGTTGCTTCTGAAATTTCAAATGTATATTTGGATTCTGATGGTTGTAGAACACCACCTTTTGCACCACGTTTAACTGGAATTGCCGATACTTGTCCTGGGCCTCCCATCAAGCCTGCTGGGCAATCAAGGAACATTGATTTGGGCTTATGTAGAAAGCTTGAATTCTGA
- the LOC115954204 gene encoding calcium-binding allergen Bet v 3-like, protein METAGTTPPSKRRLTRKTSSFRLRCDSLNTLRLRRIFDLFDKNNDGFITVDELSSALNLLGLETDLSELEFTIISFIQPGNKGLRFEDFISLHQSLDEAYFVCDDHIVNHVGAEEDQKINNHQTMSQEDSDLSEAFKVFDEDGDGYISAKELQIVLRKLGFSEGNEIGRVEKMIFSVDRNQDGRVDFFEFKDMMRGVLVRSS, encoded by the coding sequence ATGGAAACAGCAGGCACAACTCCACCTTCCAAACGCAGACTCACCAGGAAGACTTCCTCCTTTCGCCTCCGCTGCGATAGTCTTAATACCCTCCGTCTCCGTCGCATTTTCGATCTCTTTGACAAGAACAACGATGGCTTCATCACCGTTGATGAGCTTAGCAGTGCACTCAACCTTCTCGGCTTAGAAACCGACCTCTCCGAGCTTGAATTCACCATCATTTCCTTCATTCAACCGGGAAACAAAGGTCTTAGATTTGAAGATTTCATCTCATTGCACCAATCCTTAGATGAAGCCTACTTTGTATGCGACGACCACATAGTCAATCACGTCGGGGCCGAGGAAGATCAGAAGATAAATAATCATCAGACTATGTCACAGGAGGATTCGGACCTGTCAGAGGCTTTCAAGGTGTTTGATGAGGACGGAGATGGTTATATATCCGCTAAAGAATTGCAAATAGTTTTGCGGAAGCTTGGATTCTCGGAAGGGAACGAGATTGGTAGAGTTGAGAAGATGATCTTCTCCGTTGATCGCAATCAAGACGGCCGGGTTGATTTCTTTGAATTCAAGGATATGATGCGTGGCGTTCTAGTTCGGAGCTCTTGA